One segment of Spiroplasma cantharicola DNA contains the following:
- a CDS encoding ROK family protein, producing the protein MYNYCFDIGGTSTKCIIFKNNKVTKSFWINYTIASSKNLEDLRTSFVDVLSEISKVLDQESEKFNLAICLPGIIDTKNKRVLSESAIKDVDIDLIKYFSKYSKLNKFVLLNDAKAAVLGEYNERIKNNSKIINMIHLTIGTAIGCGIIINRELFNGNTFQAGEIGKMYSSLNKTDPATITFDTGMGTALIKYLMRTGKKITGEEFFELYNSNDKLVIEMMDDFTSHLAKLIINLNYILDFDLLTIGGGVSSNEQFIEMIKQKLTKHKNFYWDKKLMYTCENIESKFDVSILKNQAACYGGLYFLTKEEKNNE; encoded by the coding sequence AACATCTACAAAATGTATTATCTTTAAAAATAATAAAGTAACTAAAAGTTTTTGAATAAATTATACAATAGCAAGTTCAAAAAACTTAGAAGATCTTCGAACTTCATTTGTAGATGTATTATCTGAAATATCAAAAGTACTTGACCAGGAATCTGAAAAATTTAATTTAGCAATATGCTTACCTGGAATTATTGATACAAAAAATAAAAGAGTACTTAGTGAATCAGCAATCAAAGATGTTGATATTGATTTAATTAAATATTTTAGTAAGTATTCTAAATTAAATAAATTTGTTCTTTTAAATGATGCTAAAGCTGCAGTGTTAGGGGAGTATAATGAAAGAATTAAAAATAATTCTAAAATAATAAATATGATTCACTTAACAATTGGAACGGCAATTGGATGTGGAATTATAATTAATAGAGAGCTTTTTAATGGAAATACATTTCAAGCTGGTGAAATAGGTAAAATGTATAGTAGTTTAAATAAAACAGACCCAGCAACTATAACTTTTGATACAGGAATGGGGACTGCTTTAATTAAGTATTTAATGAGAACAGGAAAAAAAATAACAGGAGAAGAATTCTTTGAGTTATATAACTCAAATGATAAATTAGTTATTGAAATGATGGATGATTTTACTTCTCACTTAGCTAAGTTAATAATAAATTTAAATTATATTTTAGACTTTGACTTATTAACTATTGGTGGGGGAGTTAGTTCCAACGAACAATTTATTGAAATGATTAAGCAAAAATTAACAAAACACAAAAATTTTTACTGAGATAAGAAGCTTATGTACACATGTGAAAATATAGAGTCAAAATTTGATGTATCTATTTTAAAAAATCAAGCAGCTTGCTATGGCGGGTTATATTTCTTAACAAAGGAGGAAAAAAATAATGAATAA